The Phacochoerus africanus isolate WHEZ1 chromosome 9, ROS_Pafr_v1, whole genome shotgun sequence genomic sequence AGCTCGAGGTCCTGCCCATCCTTGCTACCAGGAAATGAGTTGACAGAGTAGATCTAACTTTTAAACACCAGCCTCTCCAAAAGGGTTTTCAGAAGAGGTCCTGTAACACTCACGGGACAGAAAAGAGAGTCAGTGTTTCTAGAAGAGATCTATCTCCTTGACATGAAAGACCAACTGAGGAACAAGATACACAGTACCACGACAGAGCTGGATCACGGCAGCCTGGCTTCAGTTAAGACACTACTGTGGACACAGCGATCTCTGTGCACGGCGTTCGCTCACGGCCGCAGGCAGGTCTACGGCATAAAGATGTTATACACGGTCCTCACGTAGATGTCATCCGGGGGAGGCTTCTTCTTGCTGCCAGGTTCAAGGAATTTCTTAATTGTAGGGATATTACTTATTTTCACTGTGAACTCCTGAAAAGGGAGAACACAAAAGTTCAAGGCAAAGAGCAAAGGCATTTGTTTGGAAGAAAATACGGTGGTGCAAGACGGGCCATCCAAATGTGCCCAAGAAAAATGTGCCACAGGGATCCACACAGAACTGTGATCCAGCACCTGCTCAGGGCAGATTTCTTGGGATGATTACTTTCAATCACTGCCAATAATGGCTGGAATCTAGACCAGGCTTTATGCAAACATCCAGATGCGAACTCTTTTCAGagatagcaaaataaaaaaggatccTTGGAATGggattatactttctttttttcttttggcttttgtccttttaaggccacacccatggcatatggaggttcccagactaggggtctaatcagagctgtagctgccggcctacaccacagccacagaaatgccagatctgagccacgtctgcaacctacaccacagctcacagcaacgccggatccttaacccactgagcgaggccagggatcgaacccacaaccgcatggttcctagtcggattcgtttctgctgtgccacgacgggaattccagattATACTTTCttgaagagaaaaagggaaggatgAAAAAGGCATGGCAAGTACCTCAAATGTACTGATCTTAGATAAAAATGCCttagataaaattatttaaatcaaagTGTTTTACAAATTCATCAGACGGTACAAGTTACATTTCAAGATGCAGCTTCCTTGGACATTTTCACTCCTATTAACaaatgaattggagttcccgttgtggtgcagtggttaacaaatccgactaagaaccatgaggtttcgggttcgatccctggccttgctcagtgggttaaagatctggcattgtcgtgagctgtggtgtaggttgcagtcgcggctcagatcccgcgttgctgtggctctggtgtaggccagcagctgtagttccaatttgacccctaacctgggaacctccatatgccgcagaagtggcccaagaaacggcaaaaagacaaaaaaataaaaaagttaaaaaaaaagaatcggcCAGTTGCATTGTTTGTAGCTGAGTGCTCAGAAATCAGATAGCAGATATTCATGTAAACtgcaatggaagaaaaaaatcctttttctgttCATAGAGTTAAATCTTACCAACGTTCAGTAATTAAGAAGAAACGTCCATTCAATCTGGTAAAAGTTTTGAACTACATGAAAAGATGTATAGCCATCATATATAAGTATGCTAATagaacctttcttttctttctctttctttttctttttttttttttttttgtcttcttagggccccacctgcggtatatggaggttccaggctaggggtcaaataggagctacagctgccaacctacaccacagccacagcaacgtgggatccgagccgcctctgtgacctacaccacagctcatagcaacgccggatccttaacccactgagcaaggccagggatccgacccgaaacctcatggttcctagtcgattcatttccactgcgccacaacaggaactcctaataaaatCTTTCAAAGTAAAAGgtcatttattttcaaagctactatttattgaatgtctattaTGTAAAACACACAGCCTTAAGCttgcacacaaatacacataaacATTCATACATGTCACTAACATTAACAAAAATTCCAATACGCATGTCAATAAAAATTCTATGTAAATataccaattttctttttttattactaattcgAACTGTTGTGTTATTATATTTGTAAGACTGGTGTTATTatcaatatttagaaatttattcCAAAGGATTTATCAATTCAAGATTTATCTGGGGTTCACACTTGACATGTATAGTAAAACTTTTGTGATCTTTTGCAAATTGTTTCTCCTTTAACCAGTACAGGAATGACCCTTTAACTCAATCAGATCCGATGTTACATTCCAAAGTCCTTTAATATTGATGGCTTGATCTGATCAGATTTTAAATAGGGTTTAAAATCAAGTTGCTAGCATCATGGACGGAAAATACCAACAGGTCCTGGGGGTATTTCAGGGATCTATTGGTATGAAAGTCAAGCTGTAAAATGTTCATCTCTGTGTctgcaggaagaaaggaacaaagagctAAATATAATAGCTATTTGCCTTGTTGAAGATTTCTATTCTCgttttgtgagtgtgtgtatttAACTGGTGGCTGCTGTCCTCATTTATGTCAAAATGATGTTCACcagacttgaaaaaaattatttttttttaaagtgttgttcTTTAGAAATTTAGTATGTGTCTCTCTTGGCTTTTGATATGTCAATTTGGTCTATATAGAGGATTGGCAGCCTTTTTCAATAAAGGACCAGTTAGTAAATAtcttaggctttgcaggccatatggTCTCTATTAGAACAACTCGACTCTGCTGtggtagcacaaaagcagccctAGACAACGCATTAATGAATGGGTGTGGCTTTGTGCCAATGAAACCTATATGTGGACACTAAAATTCGAAGTTCCTATAACTTCATGTGGCAAGAAGTATTccattcttttgatattttttcaacCATATAAAAGtgtaaaaactgggagttcctgtagtggctcagtgacaacaaacccaactagcatccatgagaactcgggttcaatcgctggtgctgctcagtgggttaagggttctggcattaccgtgagctgtggtgtaggttgcagatgcggcttggatctggtgctgctgtggctgtggtgtaggctggcggctacagctctgattcgacccctaacctgggaacttccatatgccatgggcgctgccctaaaaagaccaaaaaaaaaaaaaaaaggcaaaagccatTCTTTGTACAAGAGCTGTCTGTATAAAGACAGGTGGCAAGTCTGATTTGGCCCCAGAGGCAGTAGTTTGCCAAACCATTCATGTGGAAGAAAGCCTATTGGAGATAAAAGGCTAAGATTCTATGCAAAGTAGAGGCATCCACTAATGATGCCAGCTCAGCTGCTGACTTCTCATCCTGGGCCTCTATTTCCCATATGTATACTGAAGGCATTGTGTGAGATTagtgtggggtttttgtttttgtttttgttttttgtcattttacagcacatggaggttcccaggctagaggatgaattggagctgcagctgccagcctacaccacagccacagcaatgagggatccgagctgcgtctgtgacctacaccacagctcagggcaatggcggattcccaacccactaagcaaggccagggatcaaacccacatcctcatgaatactagttgggtttattactgcttagccacaatgggaactctggatgggattaatttttaaagcccttttctgcttaaaaattctATGATCCCTCCTGCCAGagaaataccaaggaataaaccGAGTCACACACTGATGTGGAATTTGGGGAAGGAGAATGGTGAGAACTTTTGGGGGTTTGCAGGGCCTCTTAGCTCTCAGAACTCAGGCTCCAACATTTCCAATCTGAGACCTTATTTCTGAGAATGGGAGCCATATGCTGATGACAAGGCTGTTTCTGATGGTGCCTCTCAGgccctcccaccacacacacagcacCAGCAGGTGGGGAAGGCCTGGTCCCAACAACCACCTCTCCAGTGGATCCTTCTCACCAAACCCTGCGTGGAATTTGTTCCAAGAGTGCAGTCAAGCAACAAAACTAAGGGATCACTTCTTAGATATTTCAGCTCTAAGGGTTTGCAGACGAGAAAaccaattttaagtttttatcttcatttcattttactaACTGGAACCTAAaagaactacacacacacacccacacacccacacacccacacacacacacacacagaggcaaccAATCAATAGACATTGGAGGAAGGCCTAAGAGTTCCAGGCCAATCTTCtaaaatgttgttttatttaCCTGGAGGTGAGGAAAGGCAGACAGGATATTAGGAATTTTCTCTTCAAGAGCCAAAATGGTCTGGAGCAGAATTATGTCTGCAAGGCTCAGCTGATTACCGACAAGAAATCTTTGTCCATGACCCCGTAAAACCTGCAGGGCACAAAGGTTTTGCATCGGTTACAATACTCAATACAGAGAAACTGATGAAGCTATGGAATCAACACAGCATCTGAGAAGGGCTGAGACTACCGCCTTGTTCTTATATAAAAACATCAACTAAGAGGAAGTTCCctataggagagagagagacagaaaggtgCGAAACAGAAGCATCCCTAAATATCTGCTTTACATCAGGACGAGACTCTGAAAAGGGGTAGGAAATATTAATTCTGGATCTAGCATCCAGTACTTTAAAAGGATACACCCATTCCATAAATGCGTCTATTCAAAATTAGCCCTGATGCATTCTGGAGGTGGGAGAAGTGATGTAAGACACCCTGTCCAAGGAGTCTACTCTCATCTGCCAGTTCTGTGTTTCTCCCAGCGTCATAAACTAGACATGACAGTAAAAAATCAGCCTTCCTTTCTCATCTTCTAagttagagaaaattaaaaagatgacaGTTCATCCTGATTCCCCTTTAGAGAGTAATATAGACGCGCAGAGATTCATAGGAATAGAATtgggaagaggcaaggaacagGGGAGGTGGCCTTTGAAGATGCCTACgagtgtgtgtggcagggggagggagagagggagagagaacagggATTCTATATATGACTGCAAATCAAACAGAGTCCCTGGAGCCAGAGTGGGAGAGGATGAAGAGTTCTGAGTTGCAGTCAGAGGTCAGAGTTCCAGTCCCAGCTCCATGTCACCCAGGctttctgtgattctgtttcattATGTGCAAGAGAAGGCAACAATGTTTAGCGCACATGTTAGCAGAGCCCTGATACAGGCTGGGACACAGGGCCATAGAAACTAGCACTGCCCCTTCTCCAAGGCACCTGTTCCTCCTTCGTCACAGCCCATTCCTGCattatcatattttacattcacAAAGTGCCTGTGGGCAAAAGATTATGAAGCTAAGGAcagaaaaactcagaaaatacCTCCCCTTTTTCTCACACCTATTTCCATGTAGATGGCCACAGGAAGTCTGCcatatttttacattctctttttttgttgttcaaagTATTTAAAACAATTCCTCTCAGTTGAGGAAAACAGAGGAGTGTGAAGTTCAGAAAAAGAGATAACAGTagtaataagacaagaaaaataatacaacagaaaaccaaaagagcaaagggaagagaaataaaacagcaaTGGCTCTTCTCTTCATATCAAATATCAAGTAGGATGCCACATACACAAATGACtctggaaggaaagaatgaatgaagtgGGTGGCTTCTGCCCTTCTGTAGCCTACACGGGGTGGCACCTGGTGAATGTAAGACATGATAATGCATACATGGGTGAGCCCAAATTTTCCCCAGAAAACACAGAAGACTTGAGAAGAGGCTGGGAGGCTCCAAGACACACTAGCTCTGTCAGCTCTGTCAACTCTCAGGGGTCAAGGAGGTTGGTCCAATAGGGCTCAGCTTTTACTCTGCCTGAGCAGAAAGGGGCATTCATGGCCTGGTGATGCTGTATTCACAGGCTTCCTTGCCTCCTACCTTTTCGAACACAGGAAAGTATCTAATGATAGCCTTCTGGGCCATGTTAACCACTTCCTTTTGCTGATCATCTGGTTTGAGGAAAGGATGCATGATAATCAGTTCAAGAAGGTCCAGTGTCCCCTCCACATACATGTCAATCCTTCAAAACACAAGAAAGCGTTTTCTCAGTCACCCTGCTCTTGGAACTCATTGGCTTCCACAGCTAAGTATCCAGAGTGCTTTTCTCTTAAGGCTCTGGAACTTAGGACCAAGAAGCATTAGTCTACACCTGTCCCTTAAGATgcgaagtcaggagttcccgtcgtggctcagtggttaacgaatctgactgagaaccatgaggttttgggttcgatccctgcccttgctcagcaggttaaggatccggcgttgccatgagctgtggtgtaggatgcagacgcggctcaaatccagtgttgctgtggctctggcataggcctatgactacagctccgattcgacccctagcctcgggagcagccctagaaatggcaaaaaaaaaaaaaaaaaaaaagacaaaaaagacgcAAAGTCAGTTCTAGTTGTAATTCAGAAAAATCCCTCCTAAAAATGTCACAAATCTCAAAGCACAAGGGTCACAAAGGTTCTCTCTCTGTGACCCCTACTCTCCACCCTCATTCTGGCACCCACACTTGATGTAGGTGGCActtcatattaataaaaataatgggtATCACTTGTAGAGTGCTTGGTGTGTACCACGCACAGGCTAAACACTGTATATGCAATATCTCATTGAATCCTACAGCATGATGAGGAatgtgctattattatccccatccCACAGGAAACTCAGCAGGACACTGGGGTGTAACATTCTGCTCAGGGTCATGGTCCAGGAGGTGCAAGAACCAGTGCACAGTACCCCAGGCCTTGAGTGTCACAGCTGCTTCCCATTCCTGATAGTGATATTTGCAAagacagattaaaagaaaaagcaaagcatttaaagatgttgaggagttcccactgtggcacaacgggataagcagcatctctgcaatgccaggacacaggttcaatcgccagcctggcacagtgggttaaaagttctggcactgccacagctgcagcatgggtcacaactgtggttcggatgtgacctctagccagggaactccatgtgccacatggtggctaaaaatgaaaaagaaaagaaaacaaaagaaaagaaaatctatttttaaaaaaaccttataggagttcctgtcgtggctcagtggttaacgaatctgactaggaaccatgaagttgcaggttcgatccctggccttgctcagtgggttgaggatccggcgttgccgtgagctgtggtgtaggttgcagacactgctcggatcccgcgttgctgaggcactggtgtaggccggtggctgcagctccgatttgacccct encodes the following:
- the LOC125135703 gene encoding glutathione S-transferase A4, encoding MMATKPKLHYPNGRGRMESVRWVLAAAGVEFDEEFLETKEQLQKLQDGNHLLFQQVPMVEIDGMKLVQTRSILHYIADKHHLFGKDLKERTLIDMYVEGTLDLLELIIMHPFLKPDDQQKEVVNMAQKAIIRYFPVFEKVLRGHGQRFLVGNQLSLADIILLQTILALEEKIPNILSAFPHLQEFTVKISNIPTIKKFLEPGSKKKPPPDDIYVRTVYNIFMP